From Nodosilinea sp. PGN35, a single genomic window includes:
- a CDS encoding histidine phosphatase family protein, with product MTKQLILFRHGKSDWNAGNGRDRDRPLAERGIVAAKTMGKLLAAAGRVPDLAITSSAVRARTTLEIAIEAGQWPCPTRVTDDLYEAAIDQVLEVVHAVPAHHRSLMLVGHQPTWSDAASFFLGGGTVAMPTAAMVCLEFEVVTWSQIDYGRGTLLWLLPPRLFT from the coding sequence ATGACCAAGCAGCTAATTCTCTTTCGCCACGGCAAATCTGACTGGAATGCGGGTAACGGGCGCGATCGCGATCGCCCCCTGGCCGAGCGCGGCATTGTCGCCGCCAAAACCATGGGCAAGCTGCTGGCGGCGGCGGGTAGAGTGCCCGATTTGGCCATTACCTCCTCGGCGGTGCGAGCCCGCACCACGCTGGAAATTGCCATAGAGGCTGGCCAGTGGCCCTGCCCCACGCGCGTCACCGACGACCTCTACGAAGCCGCCATCGATCAGGTGCTAGAGGTAGTGCACGCGGTGCCAGCCCACCACCGCTCGCTCATGCTGGTGGGTCATCAGCCCACCTGGTCTGACGCGGCTTCATTTTTTTTGGGCGGCGGTACCGTGGCCATGCCCACGGCGGCCATGGTCTGCCTTGAGTTTGAAGTCGTCACCTGGTCTCAGATTGACTACGGTCGAGGCACCCTGCTGTGGCTGCTGCCGCCTCGGCTCTTCACCTAG